A genomic region of Stegostoma tigrinum isolate sSteTig4 chromosome 13, sSteTig4.hap1, whole genome shotgun sequence contains the following coding sequences:
- the simc1 gene encoding SUMO-interacting motif-containing protein 1 isoform X3, translating to MHNQVNSAEEGMGSMQVGSTNCTQAETSPSVHFSNNLTSDKLDSDEDLPKFNGGCRFPGLQAVWTMGKDEPDLEAPPVLTVEVTTEATLLANVSTKLIKEDPLPEMDFIGLDENQDSRVTAEKVDLLTTSNQKAYDPVCNAESTSNTSINSDLESLETFSPDTFIPFSSPDSAGDPFGDLYKSTFEETINYINKAGLSPDIEDIPSLISQNTKKFELEHGCDQSPPSVNMPLLEPWGQLQGDYKSDSELNCSLIKNKAHVPVPVLDQSEDQDLPSEETEDHVLTPNEAKEASPNCSVDKETLQSFQYLVGAPVQHVFVKRPRNEKWHKANQHSHSSTTHQHKSKEPELISQRQCSMINSTIDENFPQGTLQFLMDFVSPQHYPPHKIVEYIIKKILLGNESSSTIMSAYMTLMKIQQLHPANISTVQWDWNLLAYHVESKDPHRKHSVTKNDRLLFLQYVVQTLEDDFQLKRDMPHKTIAKAVLSCDDKFSNVRSVIKWLIDIISKDSDDVQQKNGPTSLSDNPQVLDSRISRVICLLQKMLTLAVEVDRSPVCSSNKIAEAMLQDFLCISKRSQRLKVLRSTESQLLRCKLLEFSFQHCTKKQNAMPMSLGKVLHFLKYAKFPLENDECNSSKWQYWEELVKLLCLLLLSYQEVTKRYLRFSITERLKYVLADAPPVLTTHDEITVEEVQSDMEIFYNRALNDLGTPLNPQLEEQISLLKALLLCAATRT from the exons ATGCATAATCAAGTGAATAGTGCTGAAGAAGGCATGGGAAGTATGCAGGTCGGTTCAACTAATTGCACCCAGGCAGAAACAAGCCCATCTGTTCATTTTTCCAATAACCTGACTAGTGACAAACTCGATTCTGATGAAGATCTACCAAAGTTTAATGGGGGATGTCGGTTTCCTGGCTTACAAGCTGTTTGGACAATGGGCAAAGATGAACCTGACCTTGAAGCTCCACCTGTTTTGACAGTTGAAGTCACAACCGAGGCCACTTTGCTTGCAAATGTTTCCACTAAACTTATCAAAGAAGACCCATTACCTGAAATGGACTTCATCGGTCTTGATGAAAATCAAGATTCTCGTGTCACTGCAGAAAAAGTGGACTTGCTCACTACATCAAATCAAAAAGCTTACGATCCTGTCTGCAATGCAGAGTCTACTAGTAACACCAGTATAAATAGTGATTTGGAATCCTTGGAAACATTTTCACCAGATACATTCATCCCATTTTCCTCGCCAGATAGTGCTGGGGATCCTTTTGGAGATCTTTATAAAAGCACCTTTGAGGAGACAATTAATTATATAAATAAAGCTGGTTTAAGTCCAGATATTGAAGACATACCATCATTAATATCTCAGAACACTAAAAAGTTTGAACTGGAGCATGGTTGTGATCAGTCTCCTCCCAGTGTAAACATGCCATTGCTAGAACCTTGGGGGCAGCTGCAGGGTGACTATAAGAGTGATAGTGAATTAAATTGTTCTCTAATTAAAAACAAAGCACATGTTCCTGTACCGGTATTAGATCAATCTGAAGATCAAGATTTGCCATCAGAGGAAACTGAGGACCATGTGCTTACACCAAATGAAGCAAAGGAAGCAAGCCCTAATTGTTCAGTGGATAAAGAGACATTGCAGAGTTTTCAATACCTCGTTGGAGCACCAGTTCAACATGTGTTTGTTAAGCGACCTAGAAATGAAAAATGGCACAAG GCAAACCAACACTCTCATTCATCAACAACTCACCAACATAAGTCCAAGGAACCAGAGCTGATCTCCCAAAGACAGTGCAGTATGATAAACAGTACCATTGATGAAAACTTTCCTCAAGGGACTCTTCAGTTTCTGATGGATTTTGTATCTCCTCAACACTACCCACCTCATAAAATTGTGGAGTATATAATCAAGAAGATACTGTTGGGCAATgaatcctccagcaccattatGTCTGCTTACATGACCCTGATGAAAATCCAACA GCTTCATCCTGCAAATATTTCTACTGTGCAGTGGGACTGGAACCTCTTAGCTTATCATGTGGAGAGCAAG GATCCTCACAGGAAGCATTCTGTGACCAAGAATGATCGACTGTTGTTCCTGCAGTATGTTGTTCAAACACTTGAAGATGATTTTCAGTTGAAACGTGATATGCCACATAAAACCATAGCCAAAGCAGTACTGTCTTGTGATGACAAATTTTCAAATGTAAG AAGTGTCATCAAGTGGCTTATTGACATCATCTCCAAGGACTCTGATGATGTACAGCAGAAAAATGGACCCACGTCATTGTCTGATAATCCTCAGGTACTGGATTCTAGGATTTCAAG AGTTATTTGTCTCCTTCAGAAGATGCTGACCTTAGCTGTAGAAGTGGACCGGTCCCCAGTGTGCAGCTCAAATAAAATTGCAGAAGCAATGCTTCAAGACTTTCTGTGTATTTCAAAAAGATCACAGAG ATTAAAAGTATTAAGAAGTACGGAGAGTCAACTCCTGCGCTGCAAGTTACTTGAATTTTCCTTCCAACATTGCACCAAGAAACAAAATGCAATGCCTATGTCATTGGGAAAAGTGCTACATTTCCTTAaatatgctaaatttcccttagaAAATGAC GAGTGTAATTCAAGCAAATGGCAGTATTGGGAGGAACTTGTCAAACTTCTCTGTTTACTGCTTCTGAGCTACCAAGAGGTGACTAAAC GTTACTTGAGGTTTTCAATCACAGAGCGGTTAAAGTATGTTCTAGCTGATGCTCCTCCTGTGCTCACCACACATGATGAGATCACTGTTGAAGAAGTTCAGTCGGATATGGAAATATTCTACAATCGCGCGCTCAATGATTTGGGAACCCCATTGAATCCACAACTAGAAGAACAGATCAGTTTACTGAAAGCTCTGCTCCTTTGTGCAGCAACCAGAACATAG
- the simc1 gene encoding SUMO-interacting motif-containing protein 1 isoform X2 gives MDSIDLTGDDNEMHNQVNSAEEGMGSMQVGSTNCTQAETSPSVHFSNNLTSDKLDSDEDLPKFNGGCRFPGLQAVWTMGKDEPDLEAPPVLTVEVTTEATLLANVSTKLIKEDPLPEMDFIGLDENQDSRVTAEKVDLLTTSNQKAYDPVCNAESTSNTSINSDLESLETFSPDTFIPFSSPDSAGDPFGDLYKSTFEETINYINKAGLSPDIEDIPSLISQNTKKFELEHGCDQSPPSVNMPLLEPWGQLQGDYKSDSELNCSLIKNKAHVPVPVLDQSEDQDLPSEETEDHVLTPNEAKEASPNCSVDKETLQSFQYLVGAPVQHVFVKRPRNEKWHKANQHSHSSTTHQHKSKEPELISQRQCSMINSTIDENFPQGTLQFLMDFVSPQHYPPHKIVEYIIKKILLGNESSSTIMSAYMTLMKIQQLHPANISTVQWDWNLLAYHVESKDPHRKHSVTKNDRLLFLQYVVQTLEDDFQLKRDMPHKTIAKAVLSCDDKFSNVRSVIKWLIDIISKDSDDVQQKNGPTSLSDNPQVLDSRISRVICLLQKMLTLAVEVDRSPVCSSNKIAEAMLQDFLCISKRSQRLKVLRSTESQLLRCKLLEFSFQHCTKKQNAMPMSLGKVLHFLKYAKFPLENDECNSSKWQYWEELVKLLCLLLLSYQEVTKRYLRFSITERLKYVLADAPPVLTTHDEITVEEVQSDMEIFYNRALNDLGTPLNPQLEEQISLLKALLLCAATRT, from the exons GACAGTATTGATTTGACAGGAGATGACAATGAAATGCATAATCAAGTGAATAGTGCTGAAGAAGGCATGGGAAGTATGCAGGTCGGTTCAACTAATTGCACCCAGGCAGAAACAAGCCCATCTGTTCATTTTTCCAATAACCTGACTAGTGACAAACTCGATTCTGATGAAGATCTACCAAAGTTTAATGGGGGATGTCGGTTTCCTGGCTTACAAGCTGTTTGGACAATGGGCAAAGATGAACCTGACCTTGAAGCTCCACCTGTTTTGACAGTTGAAGTCACAACCGAGGCCACTTTGCTTGCAAATGTTTCCACTAAACTTATCAAAGAAGACCCATTACCTGAAATGGACTTCATCGGTCTTGATGAAAATCAAGATTCTCGTGTCACTGCAGAAAAAGTGGACTTGCTCACTACATCAAATCAAAAAGCTTACGATCCTGTCTGCAATGCAGAGTCTACTAGTAACACCAGTATAAATAGTGATTTGGAATCCTTGGAAACATTTTCACCAGATACATTCATCCCATTTTCCTCGCCAGATAGTGCTGGGGATCCTTTTGGAGATCTTTATAAAAGCACCTTTGAGGAGACAATTAATTATATAAATAAAGCTGGTTTAAGTCCAGATATTGAAGACATACCATCATTAATATCTCAGAACACTAAAAAGTTTGAACTGGAGCATGGTTGTGATCAGTCTCCTCCCAGTGTAAACATGCCATTGCTAGAACCTTGGGGGCAGCTGCAGGGTGACTATAAGAGTGATAGTGAATTAAATTGTTCTCTAATTAAAAACAAAGCACATGTTCCTGTACCGGTATTAGATCAATCTGAAGATCAAGATTTGCCATCAGAGGAAACTGAGGACCATGTGCTTACACCAAATGAAGCAAAGGAAGCAAGCCCTAATTGTTCAGTGGATAAAGAGACATTGCAGAGTTTTCAATACCTCGTTGGAGCACCAGTTCAACATGTGTTTGTTAAGCGACCTAGAAATGAAAAATGGCACAAG GCAAACCAACACTCTCATTCATCAACAACTCACCAACATAAGTCCAAGGAACCAGAGCTGATCTCCCAAAGACAGTGCAGTATGATAAACAGTACCATTGATGAAAACTTTCCTCAAGGGACTCTTCAGTTTCTGATGGATTTTGTATCTCCTCAACACTACCCACCTCATAAAATTGTGGAGTATATAATCAAGAAGATACTGTTGGGCAATgaatcctccagcaccattatGTCTGCTTACATGACCCTGATGAAAATCCAACA GCTTCATCCTGCAAATATTTCTACTGTGCAGTGGGACTGGAACCTCTTAGCTTATCATGTGGAGAGCAAG GATCCTCACAGGAAGCATTCTGTGACCAAGAATGATCGACTGTTGTTCCTGCAGTATGTTGTTCAAACACTTGAAGATGATTTTCAGTTGAAACGTGATATGCCACATAAAACCATAGCCAAAGCAGTACTGTCTTGTGATGACAAATTTTCAAATGTAAG AAGTGTCATCAAGTGGCTTATTGACATCATCTCCAAGGACTCTGATGATGTACAGCAGAAAAATGGACCCACGTCATTGTCTGATAATCCTCAGGTACTGGATTCTAGGATTTCAAG AGTTATTTGTCTCCTTCAGAAGATGCTGACCTTAGCTGTAGAAGTGGACCGGTCCCCAGTGTGCAGCTCAAATAAAATTGCAGAAGCAATGCTTCAAGACTTTCTGTGTATTTCAAAAAGATCACAGAG ATTAAAAGTATTAAGAAGTACGGAGAGTCAACTCCTGCGCTGCAAGTTACTTGAATTTTCCTTCCAACATTGCACCAAGAAACAAAATGCAATGCCTATGTCATTGGGAAAAGTGCTACATTTCCTTAaatatgctaaatttcccttagaAAATGAC GAGTGTAATTCAAGCAAATGGCAGTATTGGGAGGAACTTGTCAAACTTCTCTGTTTACTGCTTCTGAGCTACCAAGAGGTGACTAAAC GTTACTTGAGGTTTTCAATCACAGAGCGGTTAAAGTATGTTCTAGCTGATGCTCCTCCTGTGCTCACCACACATGATGAGATCACTGTTGAAGAAGTTCAGTCGGATATGGAAATATTCTACAATCGCGCGCTCAATGATTTGGGAACCCCATTGAATCCACAACTAGAAGAACAGATCAGTTTACTGAAAGCTCTGCTCCTTTGTGCAGCAACCAGAACATAG
- the simc1 gene encoding SUMO-interacting motif-containing protein 1 isoform X1 gives MADVIEITSEEESDSDVEFVGETAAPASLRCQDSCSSCARYQRIKRILFSHWDSIDLTGDDNEMHNQVNSAEEGMGSMQVGSTNCTQAETSPSVHFSNNLTSDKLDSDEDLPKFNGGCRFPGLQAVWTMGKDEPDLEAPPVLTVEVTTEATLLANVSTKLIKEDPLPEMDFIGLDENQDSRVTAEKVDLLTTSNQKAYDPVCNAESTSNTSINSDLESLETFSPDTFIPFSSPDSAGDPFGDLYKSTFEETINYINKAGLSPDIEDIPSLISQNTKKFELEHGCDQSPPSVNMPLLEPWGQLQGDYKSDSELNCSLIKNKAHVPVPVLDQSEDQDLPSEETEDHVLTPNEAKEASPNCSVDKETLQSFQYLVGAPVQHVFVKRPRNEKWHKANQHSHSSTTHQHKSKEPELISQRQCSMINSTIDENFPQGTLQFLMDFVSPQHYPPHKIVEYIIKKILLGNESSSTIMSAYMTLMKIQQLHPANISTVQWDWNLLAYHVESKDPHRKHSVTKNDRLLFLQYVVQTLEDDFQLKRDMPHKTIAKAVLSCDDKFSNVRSVIKWLIDIISKDSDDVQQKNGPTSLSDNPQVLDSRISRVICLLQKMLTLAVEVDRSPVCSSNKIAEAMLQDFLCISKRSQRLKVLRSTESQLLRCKLLEFSFQHCTKKQNAMPMSLGKVLHFLKYAKFPLENDECNSSKWQYWEELVKLLCLLLLSYQEVTKRYLRFSITERLKYVLADAPPVLTTHDEITVEEVQSDMEIFYNRALNDLGTPLNPQLEEQISLLKALLLCAATRT, from the exons GACAGTATTGATTTGACAGGAGATGACAATGAAATGCATAATCAAGTGAATAGTGCTGAAGAAGGCATGGGAAGTATGCAGGTCGGTTCAACTAATTGCACCCAGGCAGAAACAAGCCCATCTGTTCATTTTTCCAATAACCTGACTAGTGACAAACTCGATTCTGATGAAGATCTACCAAAGTTTAATGGGGGATGTCGGTTTCCTGGCTTACAAGCTGTTTGGACAATGGGCAAAGATGAACCTGACCTTGAAGCTCCACCTGTTTTGACAGTTGAAGTCACAACCGAGGCCACTTTGCTTGCAAATGTTTCCACTAAACTTATCAAAGAAGACCCATTACCTGAAATGGACTTCATCGGTCTTGATGAAAATCAAGATTCTCGTGTCACTGCAGAAAAAGTGGACTTGCTCACTACATCAAATCAAAAAGCTTACGATCCTGTCTGCAATGCAGAGTCTACTAGTAACACCAGTATAAATAGTGATTTGGAATCCTTGGAAACATTTTCACCAGATACATTCATCCCATTTTCCTCGCCAGATAGTGCTGGGGATCCTTTTGGAGATCTTTATAAAAGCACCTTTGAGGAGACAATTAATTATATAAATAAAGCTGGTTTAAGTCCAGATATTGAAGACATACCATCATTAATATCTCAGAACACTAAAAAGTTTGAACTGGAGCATGGTTGTGATCAGTCTCCTCCCAGTGTAAACATGCCATTGCTAGAACCTTGGGGGCAGCTGCAGGGTGACTATAAGAGTGATAGTGAATTAAATTGTTCTCTAATTAAAAACAAAGCACATGTTCCTGTACCGGTATTAGATCAATCTGAAGATCAAGATTTGCCATCAGAGGAAACTGAGGACCATGTGCTTACACCAAATGAAGCAAAGGAAGCAAGCCCTAATTGTTCAGTGGATAAAGAGACATTGCAGAGTTTTCAATACCTCGTTGGAGCACCAGTTCAACATGTGTTTGTTAAGCGACCTAGAAATGAAAAATGGCACAAG GCAAACCAACACTCTCATTCATCAACAACTCACCAACATAAGTCCAAGGAACCAGAGCTGATCTCCCAAAGACAGTGCAGTATGATAAACAGTACCATTGATGAAAACTTTCCTCAAGGGACTCTTCAGTTTCTGATGGATTTTGTATCTCCTCAACACTACCCACCTCATAAAATTGTGGAGTATATAATCAAGAAGATACTGTTGGGCAATgaatcctccagcaccattatGTCTGCTTACATGACCCTGATGAAAATCCAACA GCTTCATCCTGCAAATATTTCTACTGTGCAGTGGGACTGGAACCTCTTAGCTTATCATGTGGAGAGCAAG GATCCTCACAGGAAGCATTCTGTGACCAAGAATGATCGACTGTTGTTCCTGCAGTATGTTGTTCAAACACTTGAAGATGATTTTCAGTTGAAACGTGATATGCCACATAAAACCATAGCCAAAGCAGTACTGTCTTGTGATGACAAATTTTCAAATGTAAG AAGTGTCATCAAGTGGCTTATTGACATCATCTCCAAGGACTCTGATGATGTACAGCAGAAAAATGGACCCACGTCATTGTCTGATAATCCTCAGGTACTGGATTCTAGGATTTCAAG AGTTATTTGTCTCCTTCAGAAGATGCTGACCTTAGCTGTAGAAGTGGACCGGTCCCCAGTGTGCAGCTCAAATAAAATTGCAGAAGCAATGCTTCAAGACTTTCTGTGTATTTCAAAAAGATCACAGAG ATTAAAAGTATTAAGAAGTACGGAGAGTCAACTCCTGCGCTGCAAGTTACTTGAATTTTCCTTCCAACATTGCACCAAGAAACAAAATGCAATGCCTATGTCATTGGGAAAAGTGCTACATTTCCTTAaatatgctaaatttcccttagaAAATGAC GAGTGTAATTCAAGCAAATGGCAGTATTGGGAGGAACTTGTCAAACTTCTCTGTTTACTGCTTCTGAGCTACCAAGAGGTGACTAAAC GTTACTTGAGGTTTTCAATCACAGAGCGGTTAAAGTATGTTCTAGCTGATGCTCCTCCTGTGCTCACCACACATGATGAGATCACTGTTGAAGAAGTTCAGTCGGATATGGAAATATTCTACAATCGCGCGCTCAATGATTTGGGAACCCCATTGAATCCACAACTAGAAGAACAGATCAGTTTACTGAAAGCTCTGCTCCTTTGTGCAGCAACCAGAACATAG